Proteins encoded by one window of Streptomyces sp. NBC_01571:
- a CDS encoding phage tail tip lysozyme: MNGVAGNMAGGAAQKAIEGDGSSATRRNAGRYAGAAVSGAVAGAQAGGLPGAAVGAAKNVGVEGAQDAVKGVSKVTGGSPDAKPADQRMLGAGGTGYEQGAPKDDEGLGSKAAKGVAVGGGAAAVPPAMGVVMAMAFLNWLKSMFFAAMAMAVNAGKLLWTLIVSIVKAVGHAIAAPFMAIGSFIAKGAGAVLGVAVTATMAPVAAAMSGAVAMTATVALLGTVLTGVLNSTALTEGSINTNGTACVVNAGSVGNGSGATVPADVEKNAKEIYSVLSSWGMPKENIAGILGNWSQESGIDPTSVENFPSGTYAMTAEKASAAQNTDNGIGLGQWTFGRNTLLRQYAKSKGVDWFTIKAQLAFMVDGDNPGDVTVFKDMLKTSQGSPRTAALHFHENWERSTDGAAGLTARGDNAEMWFGKMSGWSVDSSIVGDVKDIVGGIIENIVNGINTILGNCTSKGGSSVSLKDGGMTQEEAQALVDLFNKEGDKFLDDRYGDQGGPGSCGSNHAENCVSFSTYFVNKYTTFQTYPAGDGKETAYTIAGEAGKQLSSTPTAYSVGSGPGSGPAGHTLVVLGVQGDKVILGEAGYCAFMGRIRVDSAARMAAEGWKFVDMSDSMLPSGKIKTV, encoded by the coding sequence ATGAACGGCGTTGCCGGGAACATGGCCGGAGGCGCGGCCCAGAAGGCGATCGAGGGAGATGGCAGCAGCGCGACCCGCCGTAACGCCGGGCGTTACGCGGGAGCTGCCGTCTCCGGTGCCGTGGCCGGCGCACAGGCTGGCGGGCTTCCGGGAGCTGCCGTTGGCGCAGCGAAGAACGTCGGCGTCGAAGGGGCCCAGGACGCGGTCAAGGGCGTGTCCAAGGTCACCGGTGGCAGCCCGGACGCCAAGCCGGCCGACCAGCGCATGCTGGGTGCCGGCGGCACGGGCTACGAGCAGGGTGCGCCGAAGGACGACGAGGGCCTGGGCTCGAAGGCGGCCAAGGGCGTCGCCGTCGGCGGTGGCGCGGCTGCTGTTCCGCCGGCCATGGGTGTGGTCATGGCCATGGCCTTCCTGAACTGGCTCAAGTCCATGTTCTTCGCCGCCATGGCGATGGCCGTCAACGCCGGGAAGCTGCTGTGGACGCTCATCGTCAGCATTGTCAAGGCGGTTGGTCATGCGATCGCTGCGCCGTTCATGGCGATCGGCAGCTTTATAGCCAAGGGGGCCGGCGCGGTCCTGGGCGTCGCTGTCACGGCGACGATGGCCCCTGTAGCGGCAGCGATGTCGGGTGCGGTCGCGATGACCGCCACCGTGGCCCTGCTGGGCACGGTCTTGACCGGCGTCCTCAACTCGACGGCGCTGACCGAAGGCAGCATCAACACGAACGGGACGGCGTGCGTCGTCAACGCGGGTAGCGTCGGCAACGGTTCCGGGGCCACCGTCCCGGCGGACGTGGAGAAGAACGCCAAGGAGATCTACTCGGTACTCAGCAGCTGGGGGATGCCGAAGGAGAACATCGCGGGCATCCTCGGCAACTGGTCGCAGGAGTCTGGGATCGACCCGACGAGCGTGGAGAACTTCCCCTCGGGGACGTATGCCATGACCGCCGAGAAGGCCAGCGCCGCACAGAACACGGACAACGGCATCGGTCTCGGGCAGTGGACGTTCGGCCGCAACACGTTGCTGCGCCAGTACGCGAAGAGCAAGGGCGTCGACTGGTTCACGATCAAGGCCCAGCTGGCCTTCATGGTCGATGGTGACAACCCCGGCGATGTCACGGTCTTCAAGGACATGCTCAAGACGTCGCAGGGCTCGCCGCGTACGGCGGCGCTGCACTTCCACGAGAACTGGGAGCGCTCCACTGACGGCGCGGCCGGGCTCACCGCACGAGGCGACAACGCCGAGATGTGGTTCGGCAAGATGAGCGGCTGGTCGGTCGACAGCTCGATCGTGGGCGACGTCAAGGACATCGTCGGCGGGATCATCGAGAACATCGTCAACGGCATCAACACGATCCTGGGCAACTGCACCTCCAAGGGCGGCAGTTCCGTCTCGCTGAAGGACGGCGGGATGACCCAGGAAGAGGCTCAGGCCCTCGTCGACCTCTTCAACAAGGAGGGTGACAAGTTCCTCGACGACCGCTACGGCGACCAGGGTGGTCCTGGCTCGTGCGGGAGCAATCACGCTGAGAACTGCGTGTCGTTCTCGACCTACTTCGTGAACAAGTACACGACGTTCCAGACCTACCCGGCCGGTGACGGCAAGGAGACGGCGTACACGATCGCGGGGGAGGCCGGCAAGCAGTTGTCTTCGACTCCGACGGCGTATTCGGTGGGTTCCGGCCCGGGCTCCGGTCCTGCCGGCCACACCCTCGTGGTGCTCGGCGTCCAGGGCGACAAGGTCATCCTCGGCGAGGCCGGCTACTGCGCCTTCATGGGCCGGATCCGTGTCGACAGCGCGGCGCGGATGGCGGCCGAGGGCTGGAAGTTCGTGGACATGTCGGATTCGATGCTCCCCTCCGGCAAGATCAAGACGGTCTGA
- the mobL gene encoding relaxase MobL, which produces MGLKQDIIVVNEFSVPLPGGRGSRGATPGDYVTRYMAREQATESLAPIQRLRTDDFIMRYMARESAVERAGISRGAAKHEMRQAQGDGGVAFGYGSVSLSDEQLRAAGNDIQQHFENGKTVLKTVLSFDEEYLRKHRIVDQDFHCEARGDYRGHIDQMKLRMAIMHGLERMSSGTSGFDDLRYVGVIQVDTEHVHCHLAMVDGGRGQVTKNGTQRGKLLDRHKSRLRRGVDAWLDEKHAVAHLSSAVGYERRNVTTFIKRWAHERIRAESLPQFLLACLPADRSLWRAGSHDARMRKANQLVTEVVKEQLDRAGSPMPEAMERIVDYANERRAKESLSTEEWQKLVEQGRTQIMERAVNGIYQMLRAMPEWELRVRTPMLEVMGMDYQQMAVLAADRQGEDENREADLVSFGFRLRSYASRLQHHREKAGVYRDLAHQWEQAEKADVAAEDSRPLYDFYRFEENYHRRLMSKYRHFLPFPGDGGQWYEQEQDVATYGQRLLSLMALRADASLQRMKDPEEAENLGRTIYDQPGGRLLTEGKRGRAVLDARIRTMKQSYDQKLNNLRADLASSGLVLRVGSSAEDQASTETDAVSTDFKIVAGAAYDFDEVKALDLHHLGYDFVTDVEIGPHAHQTFVETTRDRRRLLLAAMDYLDQSGQAEAIPDLPVDDVAAMTRVSRELAPQQTDEKSSTLVLRSRIVELRAEREQAERMRRSKASSLDAGLVVRVQAQVDQAVTTADAGMVFDS; this is translated from the coding sequence ATGGGCCTGAAGCAGGACATCATCGTGGTCAACGAATTCAGCGTGCCGCTGCCCGGCGGCAGGGGATCGCGCGGTGCGACGCCGGGCGACTACGTCACTCGGTACATGGCCCGCGAGCAGGCGACCGAGTCGCTGGCTCCCATCCAGCGCCTGCGCACCGACGACTTCATCATGCGCTACATGGCGCGGGAGTCTGCCGTTGAGCGCGCCGGTATCTCGCGGGGCGCGGCGAAGCATGAGATGCGCCAGGCCCAGGGCGACGGCGGCGTGGCCTTCGGCTACGGCTCGGTCTCACTCTCCGACGAGCAGCTGCGCGCGGCCGGCAACGACATCCAGCAGCACTTCGAGAACGGCAAGACCGTGCTCAAGACGGTGCTGTCCTTCGACGAGGAGTACCTGAGGAAGCACCGCATCGTCGATCAGGACTTCCACTGCGAGGCACGCGGCGACTACCGCGGCCACATCGACCAGATGAAGCTGCGCATGGCGATCATGCACGGTCTGGAGCGGATGAGCTCGGGCACCAGCGGCTTCGACGACCTGCGCTACGTCGGGGTCATCCAGGTCGACACCGAGCACGTGCACTGCCACCTGGCCATGGTCGACGGCGGCCGGGGCCAGGTGACGAAGAACGGTACGCAGCGCGGCAAGCTCCTGGACCGGCACAAGTCCAGGCTCCGCCGCGGTGTTGACGCCTGGCTCGATGAGAAGCATGCGGTGGCTCATCTCTCCAGCGCCGTCGGCTACGAGCGGCGCAACGTCACCACCTTCATCAAGCGGTGGGCGCACGAGCGGATCCGCGCCGAGTCCCTGCCGCAGTTCCTGCTCGCCTGCCTGCCTGCAGACCGATCGTTGTGGCGCGCCGGCTCGCATGACGCCCGCATGCGCAAGGCGAACCAACTGGTGACCGAGGTCGTGAAGGAGCAACTCGACCGTGCCGGGTCCCCGATGCCGGAGGCCATGGAACGCATCGTCGACTACGCCAACGAGCGCCGCGCGAAGGAGTCTCTGAGCACGGAGGAATGGCAGAAGCTGGTCGAGCAGGGACGTACGCAGATCATGGAGCGCGCCGTCAACGGCATCTACCAGATGCTGCGGGCCATGCCGGAGTGGGAGCTGCGGGTGCGCACGCCGATGCTCGAAGTCATGGGGATGGACTACCAGCAGATGGCGGTGCTCGCTGCGGACCGGCAGGGCGAAGACGAGAATAGGGAGGCCGACTTGGTCTCCTTCGGCTTCCGGCTGCGCAGTTACGCCTCACGCTTGCAGCACCACCGGGAGAAGGCCGGGGTCTACCGCGACCTCGCGCACCAGTGGGAACAGGCCGAGAAGGCCGACGTCGCCGCCGAGGACTCGCGCCCGCTCTACGACTTCTACCGCTTCGAGGAGAACTACCACCGGCGGCTGATGAGCAAGTACCGGCACTTCCTGCCCTTCCCCGGGGACGGCGGCCAGTGGTACGAGCAGGAGCAGGACGTGGCGACCTACGGCCAGCGGCTGCTCTCGCTCATGGCGCTGCGCGCGGATGCCTCCCTGCAGCGGATGAAAGACCCCGAGGAGGCCGAGAACCTGGGCCGGACGATCTACGATCAGCCCGGCGGCAGGCTCCTGACCGAGGGCAAGCGCGGCCGGGCGGTGCTGGACGCGCGTATCCGGACAATGAAGCAGTCCTATGACCAGAAGCTGAATAACCTGCGGGCCGATCTCGCTTCCTCCGGCCTGGTGCTGCGCGTGGGGTCGAGCGCCGAGGATCAGGCGAGTACGGAGACCGACGCGGTCAGCACGGACTTCAAGATCGTCGCCGGTGCCGCGTATGACTTCGACGAGGTCAAGGCCCTGGACCTGCACCACCTGGGCTACGACTTCGTCACCGACGTCGAGATCGGGCCGCACGCACACCAGACCTTCGTCGAGACGACCAGGGACCGCCGGCGGCTGCTGCTGGCGGCGATGGACTACCTGGACCAGTCCGGCCAGGCCGAGGCAATTCCCGATCTGCCGGTGGACGATGTCGCGGCGATGACACGGGTCTCCCGGGAGCTGGCACCTCAGCAGACGGACGAAAAATCCAGCACCCTCGTGTTGCGCTCCCGGATCGTGGAGCTGCGCGCCGAGCGCGAGCAGGCCGAGCGGATGCGGCGGTCCAAGGCTTCGTCACTGGACGCCGGCCTCGTCGTGCGGGTCCAGGCCCAGGTCGATCAGGCTGTGACCACAGCGGATGCCGGAATGGTATTCGACTCGTAG
- a CDS encoding SH3 domain-containing protein, whose protein sequence is MSARRIAVLAATAAAVALPLLSAPAATAAPQSVATAVPASSCTTNPYLPWAVHGTSAVTIRSKATTKSTAVGVLYKSHKFTVHKTTKGATWVYITDKNTKKTGWVSGKYVYRDVRMCLD, encoded by the coding sequence ATGTCTGCACGTCGCATAGCCGTACTCGCGGCCACCGCGGCCGCCGTCGCCCTGCCGCTGCTGTCCGCCCCGGCGGCCACCGCCGCGCCGCAGTCGGTCGCCACCGCGGTGCCCGCCTCGTCCTGCACCACCAACCCCTACCTTCCGTGGGCGGTGCACGGCACCAGCGCGGTGACCATCCGCTCGAAGGCGACCACCAAGTCGACCGCAGTCGGGGTCCTCTACAAGTCGCACAAGTTCACGGTGCACAAGACCACCAAGGGCGCGACCTGGGTGTACATCACCGACAAGAACACCAAGAAGACGGGCTGGGTCTCCGGCAAGTACGTCTACCGCGACGTGCGCATGTGCCTGGACTGA